The nucleotide window GTTGttcttttagtctttaaattttgaaaatgtttttttaatcctcttaaattaaaaaactgtcacaaattatacatttaacctgtcaaaaatcaaaagactaaaaatatttcacaaatttaaaagacaaaatatttttaaatttaaaggactaaaaacatatttaagtcaacaaaataataatttttccctAAAATAATCCTTTTTAACCAATACAAAAAGCAACCAAGGGAAACTGATGCAGTATAATCTTAAAAATAGAGAATATGGCGAATTTTACATGGAACAGTTATTTTTGGAGCGTATTTGTCCAGTACTTAATGACACCCATCATCCATCAAATATCACTACACACAATGAGATTAACGGTATggctgaacatttttgtttGTACCTTAATATTACATCTACAAGACAGCCACTCCATTTTGAAACATACAGGACCACATAAACAGACTATCGTCTTTGTAATACATAACATGGCTGTTGAGAAAGCTTGTTACATCTTGAAAGCTAATATCACACATACagtaaaaggaagaaagaataaGAATGGCAAGTAATTAATGAAAATCATAGGAGGTCTCGTGCTAGAGTCATTGGTTTTTCCTTTATAATGGTGAGTTCACCGCCACTTGGTGTAGTTAGCAGATGGTGATTGGAATCCTCGTCTTCACTCTCATCTGAATCCGAGAGGCCATCAGATTCCAGTCCTTCATCGTCTGCAATTGACATATGTTTAGAACCTTACCCTCGTGGGTTGATTAACCAAACTGCTTTATAATGTCAAATGTTTTGTCTAGATATGGTATTGACAAAAGAATAGGCCACTCCAACTTTTTCTGGTTTTCATGAATCACATAGGAGTgcactttttgtttttcattttttgttagaaAGTAATAAAATGTACTTACATATAGAAAAGATAGTAGATATGTAAAATGCTATGTGCCAGCCATAATAGATATTTACcactaataaaattaatctaaaaGACGCCATAAAGTGTAAAACAAGGCTAATACTGTTGTCTTCATATCTTACCAGAAAGTGCAAGATGTTCAGGGAGATGTCTAACAGCAGCAACCTGAAGGCTTTCTGGCAGAAGACAATTGCAGAAAGAACCTGAAATTCCAAATGGGATGTGGTCATATCACAACTACACTAGTTGATGCATGTGTTCAGAAAATCAATGGTCAGTTGTAAGCAACTGTGATTACTCGCTCTCACTTCCCATCAGCCTTTGAGACTTATTTccacaataatataaaaatttatttttcacattcaTGGCAGCATATCATTTAAAACATGAACAAGGGAGTAGGGACACAACGGAACGGAACATAGTTATGCACATTACACGGGCAAGTTGAATTCATAGTAAAGACAAAATACAGCTTATCTGGTATCAGAATAATCAAGCAAAGAGAATCCTCACCAACACGAGCCAGCCGATTTACCCATGCAGGAATAGGCTTTCCAGTTAGCTGTTGGCAAACTTCATCAGTAAAATGGTTGCAATTCTTAGCAATCAGATGGTAGCTGTCTCCATGAAATTTTACAGAAAGGCGCTCCATGAAAGAACGAAATTCTGAATaagacatatcattcctgcctAACAATACTGAACATCTGAAGATGAAGCCAGGACAGCTTCTGGGTTCGACCTCAAATATACCACTTGTTGGGTATTCATGTGCTCCAAAGCCATATTCCATACCATGCACTGTTCATGAAAACAATAAGCTAAAGTCAGTTCATGATGTTGCAATTAGTAACAATATCCAAAACTTTTAAACCAGAAATGAGATTTCTGTCAAAAACAAATGTCAGAGCAAATGTTGAATTGGATTTGGTGAAGAGGAACTCAACTAATGACTTGAACACAAACATTAAATAAGCCCCCAAGTTGGACCTGCTAAGCATAATTTATGATAGCCCCCAGAATATTCGACGCATCCTTTGGTTATACTCTAATTTATTACTACTGAAGCTCAATATGGGCATGTGGGATTTTCTTTTACAACATTTCACTTTAATAAactaacaaaacaaataatcaCCATCCAAATATGGTAAATTTTGATGATAAATATATAGAATCAAAAGCAGTGCAGTGAATTTCAAACAGTATTATCCAAGTAAGTTGCTTCTTTTACTGGGAGCGTATTGCTtaggaagaaaaagataaaaactaaaattattttggaaTAACAAAATGAGCCACTACAAAAATGTAGTAACAAAATGGTTTATGGCTGCAGCAAAACactcaaatgaataaaaaaattgatgaataaCAAATACTAAGT belongs to Glycine soja cultivar W05 chromosome 5, ASM419377v2, whole genome shotgun sequence and includes:
- the LOC114412198 gene encoding deSI-like protein At4g17486, producing MPEFPLSSRLERVQNSLRENGSLVYLNVYDLTPANNYLYAFGVGIFHSGIEVHGMEYGFGAHEYPTSGIFEVEPRSCPGFIFRCSVLLGRNDMSYSEFRSFMERLSVKFHGDSYHLIAKNCNHFTDEVCQQLTGKPIPAWVNRLARVGSFCNCLLPESLQVAAVRHLPEHLALSDDEGLESDGLSDSDESEDEDSNHHLLTTPSGGELTIIKEKPMTLARDLL